Proteins encoded by one window of Heterodontus francisci isolate sHetFra1 chromosome 12, sHetFra1.hap1, whole genome shotgun sequence:
- the LOC137375757 gene encoding uncharacterized protein, producing the protein LFKSSQEIKWVGCFCITHFQLDNKVFGVTVREGKKKGELKCCFQVTIDKTGKPSNKLKGTSHNDPNIVKIIEVKDLRKTIEIETGYGDTNAWVEWIKLPVKSLNKNNCDDCASGRPIAQVVPFPLGWEHDRKGMECMLALYQDKTAWGIQTCISLSIMFPPLEKEDSRTPPSFLATGVNHTSCVCRHGAELTRNMGELKSCIETEDVTGRVRGGNYSSLNVPRADLWWYCGGNILRQTLPSQWKGTCAIVQLAIPFTLAFEKQKIITRERGKREAIANSFDDQVYLDSIGVPRGVPDEFKARNQITAGFESLFWWVTINKNVDWINYIYYNQQRFINYTRDTVKGIAEQLDATSRMAWENRLALDMILAEKGGVCIMLGGKCCTFIPNNTAPDGSITRALQGLTTLAEEMAENSGADTSLTGWLESWFGKWKGMIISVFTSLIMVVGILIAIGCCIIPCVRGLTQRLIETALTKQMSIQRGQEESMYLLGNDKVDSINGNTDIEKAAEIMLRGFERTYENPPQYVENNKD; encoded by the coding sequence cttttcaaaagtagccaggaaataaaatgggttggatgtttttgtattacccacttccaattagacaacaaggtgtttggagtaacagttagagaagggaaaaagaaaggtgaattaaaatgttgttttcaggtaacaatagataagactggtaaaccatctaacaaactaaaagggacctctcataacgatcctaacatagtaaaaataatagaggtaaaggacctgagaaagacaattgagatagaaaccggttacggggacacaaatgcctgggtagaatggataaaattacctgtaaaaagtttgaacaaaaacaattgcgatgattgtgcatctggtagaccgatagctcaggtagtacctttcccgctggggtgggagcatgaccgaaagggcatggaatgcatgttagccctatatcaggataagacggcttggggtattcaaacttgcatatccttgtcaataatgttccctcccctagagaaagaagattcaaggactcccccttcatttttagccaccggtgtgaatcacacatcatgcgtatgtcgacacggtgcggagctaaccagaaatatgggagagttgaagtcatgcatagagactgaggatgtaactggaagagtcaggggagggaactactcatcattgaatgttcccagagcggatttatggtggtattgcggaggaaacatCCTGAGACAGAccttaccctcccagtggaaggggacgtgcgcaattgttcaattggcaataccattcaccttggcatttgagaaacaaaagataataacgagggaaaggggtaaaagggaagcgatagcgaactcttttgacgaccaggtgtacttggattccataggggtcccaagaggggtacctgatgaattcaaggcccgaaaccaaataaccgccggtttcgagtctttgttttggtgggtcactattaacaaaaatgtagattggataaattatatttattacaaccaacaaagatttataaattatactagagatacggtaaaaggtatagctgaacaattagatgccactagtagaatggcttgggaaaatcgactggctctagatatgatcttagcagaaaaaggaggtgtgtgtataatgttaggagggaaatgttgcacatttatcccaaataacacagcacccgatggttcaatcacccgagcactgcaagggttaacaactttagcagaggagatggccgaaaattcaggagcagacacttccctgacggggtggcttgaatcctggtttggaaaatggaaaggcatgataatctcagtttttacctccctgatcatggttgtcggaatactaatagccatcgggtgttgtattattccttgtgtaagagggctgacacagcgattgattgagacagctttgacgaagcagatgtcaatacaaagaggccaggaagagagtatgtacctgttaggtaatgacaaagtggatagtatcaacggaaatacagacattgaaaaggcggctgaaataatgctcagaggatttgagaggacatatgagaaccctccgcagtatgtagaaaacaacaaggattaa